From one Neovison vison isolate M4711 chromosome 1, ASM_NN_V1, whole genome shotgun sequence genomic stretch:
- the FAM170A gene encoding protein FAM170A, protein MKQRQKRKHLESEESPESAQQGGGVSKSQEDAPQLESTGVAKSWDTAVGDVSSVSEYFSCVSSPRKLICVGLRRVPQDSPQPRSPLTQVQEQGETAAPSHRVSSSPSSYKTCVSSLHTNKEEKGMKIYYMQVQMKKGVAVSWETEETSESLEKQPRIEEVTLPEDVQPLRFESQKIPEDGVAFSWEREKTGPWGE, encoded by the exons ATGAAACAGCGACAGAAGAGGAAACATCTGGAAAGTGAAGAGTCCCCGGAAAGTGCCCAGCAGGGAGGAG GGGTCTCAAAGTCACAGGAGGATGCCCCTCAGCTTGAATCAACTGGGGTGGCCAAAAGTTGGGACACGGCGGTGGGGGACGTGTCATCTGTCTCTGAATACTTCTCCTGTGTCTCTTCTCCACGCAAGCTCATCTGTGTTG GACTCCGCCGAGTACCTCAAGACAGTCCCCAGCCTAGATCACCCCTAACCCAGGTTCAGGAACAAGGGGAGACTGCTGCCCCCTCACACCGAGTCTCTTCATCCCCTTCGTCCTATAAGACCTGTGTGTCCTCTCTGCACACAAACAAAGAGGAAAAGGGCATGAAAATATACTACATGCAGGTACAAATGAAAAAGGGCGTGGCTGTCTCCTGGGAGACTGAGGAGACCTCGGAGTCACTAGAAAAGCAGCCAAGGATAGAAGAAGTGACCCTTCCCGAGGATGTGCAG CCACTGAGATTCGAGAGCCAGAAGATCCCAGAAGATGGTGTGGCCTTCTCTTGGGAGAG GGAGAAGACAGGACCCTGGGGAGAATAG